DNA sequence from the bacterium genome:
CAATCGGGACCGTCCGTCCCGAATCATCGCTCATGAACACTGCCGAATTCACTTTTTTCCAACCCATCCTGCCGTAAACCTTTGTTTCGAGCTCGGGACGGCAGAACAGGAGACCGGCCTCCAATCCCTGTCTGCATGATTCTTCCCTGGCGGTTTCCATGATGATGTTCGACAGCCCCATTTTACGCCAGGGTGGGCGTACGAACACTCCCTGGGGGCCGGCAACTCTGACAGGAATCTTTGTCCCGCCGACCAAAACCTCACGTTCAACGATGGCGACATGCGCCGCCACAGTACCATCGGGGGAAAAAGCACAGACAATCCACGACGGTTCGGAATGCCATGCCCGCTGATGTGAGAAATGGTCGCTGTCTTTCGGATAACATTCCACAAGTCCGGCGCGGATCAGACTGTCGAGATCGGGAGAAACAGCGCTGTTCTGTATAATTTTTATCGTAATCCCGGTACTGTAGGTACGAGGCATGGCGCAGATATCCCTTGTATGGAAAAAATGGATGAGCAAAAAAGAATATTGATCCGGCTTTCAAAAACATCGTATAAAGAGTAAAACAAAAGGCATACCGGAAGCAAGTGATTTCTGGAATTATATGCCTTTTTCCGACTGATAAAGAAGTTACATGATACCCGGTTGTACTCCCTACCTTATCACCGGTTCTTCACCTGCGAATGGAAGAAGAAATCGAAAACCGCTATAAATAAAATGTTTCTTAACCCGGATTATTCATGAAAATATATTACCACAAAGACACAAGGGCACAAAGAGGCATAATACTATTTTTAGTTACAATTAATGTCGACGTTATTACCAATGATATATAAAATCCAAATCCGCGAAAATCCGTGTTCTATTAAAATTTGTGAATAGATCGGGTTAAATGGTTTCATTACTCATAAAGATACTTTCTGATGCCATCATTCAGTTTCCGTTCGCGCTCCCTTGTGAGGCCCTCGGGAATTTCACGGTAAATATCGGTAATGTTTCCCGCTTTATCACGGATACGTGCGCATAACTCCTGTGCCGACATGATGTCGCCCGCACCGATTTCCAGACGCTCACACCAGCGACGGTCGATGAGAAGGTTCCATGCGTTTTTCGATGGGGGCGCCTGAGGGCGGTTGGAGGTATCGATCGTATCGTTGCACTTGCCATCGATGTTATGAAGGCATGGTGTACAGATATCGTCGGCTCCGGGCTCAATCCGCAGGATAATCCGGCGGTTATCCAGAATCCGGGCACTGACAAGATGGAGCGCATGACCGTAGGGATGGGGCTTTTCGGAAATGGTTCCTTCGCCGTACCGTGTTATGATATCGATAAAATGGTGGGGCTTGATGTTCAGTATATTTTCCATAATTTGATCGTAGATTTTTTACTTTTTCATGATCTTGATTTTTGAATAAAAACATTTTTACGGATGTTGTTCCGGGCTTGAATTGCTCTATATCTGTTCGTATTCTCTCCGGAGAATCGAATATAATTTTGCATCCTCGAAATTCCCCCATTTTTTTACATGTTCCCTGATACATCCCTCGAATGTCATGCCGAGCTTCTCCATGACCCGTCCCGACGCGGGATTCCGTGAAAAATGCCCGGCAAATATACGGTTAAGCCCCAAATCGATGAAGCCGTACCGAATAATTGCCCGGCCTGCTTCGGTGCAGTATCCATTTCCCCACCAGGGCATGCCGATCCAGTAACCCAGTTCAGCTTTTTCATGTTCCTGGCTGATGGTCAGGCTGATCGATCCTATGAACTTTTGCCCGGCGCGAAGCTCGATTGCAAAGCCGGCAAACTCGCCTTTATCGAATATATCCGGATGTGTGCTGATCCATGACTCCGCCATGCCTTTTTCGTAAGGATGGGGAATACAGAGACAGTTTACAGCGATTTCATATTCCCCCGCCAGTTGTCTGACAATCGGAGCATCATCCATTGTAAATGGTCTCAGGATCAGACGTTCCGTAGAAAGTACGGGCTGTCTCGTTTTCACCGGTATCTCTCCATGTTCATTACAATCCTTTATATTCAGGACAGGCAGCACAACAGGCATTCATCATCCGGGAAGCGGAGTATTATGCTATTTCGATGAGCTGTATGTCGAACGTCAGATTTTCACCCGCGAGCGGATGGTTTGCATCCAGTGTCACGTCCGTGTCGGTAATATCGGTCACCACGACAACGATTGCTGTCCCGTCTTCCTGACTGAGCTGGAACTGCTGGCCTATTTCGGGCTGAATATTTTCCGGGAACTGGTCCATTCCCACGATGGCGACCATTTCCTCACGGCGCGGACCGTACGCATCTTCCATGGGAACGGTAAAGGTTTTCGATTCTCCGGGATTCATGCCGACAACAGCATCTTCGAAACCGGTGATCACCTGACTGAGTCCGATCGTGAATTCCAGCGGCTCCTGCTCGATGGAACTGTCGAATTCGGTGCCGTCATCGAGTGTGCCCGTATAATGGATTTTAACCGTATCGCCTGTTTTGGCCTTTGCCATACTACCCTTCTTTCTGTTTTTTTAGAGTAACATGATCTCTGGCATTCAATTACCGGTATGAACGTTTATTTCTATATAATTGAAGGGATGGCCGGATTCCGGTTTTATGCATTCATCGCTTTTTTCCAAACCACGGATCATTCTTCAGTGCGTTCAATCAATAATAATAAAGGAATCCCAGAAGGATTTAAAATCGTTTTCAGACTGTTTATAGAGTTTTTCTTTTGATTCCAGTTCGTCCTTTGATATTTCTCCTGTTTTGTATTTCATTGCGGCACACTCGAATTCCAGTTTTTTTATCATATAATCCTGTTTTTTCAGTGTTCCCTCGACAGCGCCAATCCAGTTCACGAATTCAAACCCGATGCTGCCCTGAACTTTTGATTCTTCAGGTGAAATGGAAGCGCCTTTTTTCTCCAGGAGCGTATGAATATTATCCATAAACTCCCTGATCTGACGGACACGGAACATTGAATTTTCGTATGAAAATCTTTTATTGAATGTATAGTCTGCAGGTTCATTGGGATGTCTCTCACTCAGATTTAATTCTTCTCCCCCGTATGATGAGTTGAGCATTACAAGAGCCATTGATAAGAACAACACCGTTTTGTATTTCATTGCGGTTCTCCCCGTGTGCTCCGGTAATTCAGCGACAATTCCTTGTGAAGTTCGGATGTCATTGAACGGTAAATCGTTTTGTTAAAATCATTTCAATTTAATAGTGATATCCCGCGCTCTTGTCGATTCACGTTCCTGAATGACAATTGAATCGGCAATGTAGCTGACAGCCCCCGAGCCCTTGTAATCGGAAGGGATTTCCGTGATAAACGCCACATAGCTTTTAGTGATGGTCTGACCGGCGTCGCAGTATTCGTAAATCGGCCGTCCGAAGATTTTCTCTTTAGCGAGCATATCCCCGAAGGGCTTATGGAGGCCGGTTGTCCCGAACTCGAGGCCCCGCGCAGCCGGTTTGCCCTCCGGCGAATTACGCCAGATATTAAGCCAGGGATACTCGGACAGCTTCCAGATATATCCGATCATGAGCCGTTTTCCCGGGTTGCACGCGGTTACCCAGCCGTAATCAAGGCTGTCGGCGAACACGAACGAGGTAACAGCGGGATTATGATCATCCGCCAGACGCCGTAAATCGACCAGTTTCCCCTTATAGGCGATTGCAGGCCAGTAGATGACCGGTTCCTCGGGATTTGGCCAGGGGCTTTCCTGCATGTATCCCCTGGATGCGTTACAGTCCACGAGTACCGATTCGTCGAGGAACGGAGGCGCGATACTCGGGTGCTGGACGATGTTGTAAACTCTTCCCAGTTTATTGACGTTGGTGATTTCCTCTTTTACCATGAGCACCGGCGCATTTTCGTAAAGGCTCAAAGTCCGTTTCAGGGTCATACCCCCCATCGGGAGCTCGCAGAGCATCACCGCAGTAATGGTATTGTCTGTTTTGCGGGGCTGCGAGAGCACTTTCCATTCCACCTGCGCGGCTTCGCCATGGAACGGCATGCCGTTCTTGAATTCCTGATCGGATGGCTGGCCCCACCGGTCAAAGCAGATGAAATGACCCATGGTACGCGGTTTCAGGTCGCCTTTTTCGGGGTAGTTCCAGTTGAGTGGATTGAGACCCTGCTGTATGAGGTGGAAGTCAACAATCGACCCGCCGGCAATATCGACTCCCACAAAAGCGGCTTTTCCCTTGAGGGCGACCTGCTTTCTTCCCTCGATTCCGGTTTCGGACCAGCAAACCTGGACAGCAGTGATAAGCATGAAAACAATGAGCATAAGGGAACTGGGATTTTTCATGAGAAAATCCTCCTCCGGTGGTGTTTGCAGTTATTATGTACAGGATTATTATGTGAAAATAATGAAGAAAAGAAAAGCACTAATTCATCGGGCTTCCTGTTTTGTTTGAAAAAAAAGGATGATACATAAAGCCGGAAGGGAGTAATCATGATTATGGGGCTGAAATGAAAGCGATGAGCATATAATACAGGTAATTCATGATATAATTCAAAAAATTAAAAAATAGAACGCCGATTTTTGCGGATTACATTGATGTGTTGCAGGGGCAATTCATGAATTGCCCCTACCTCAGATTAATGATGATATCCCTCGTTTCCGTCGATTCGCGCTCACGGATGACAATCGAATCAGCGGAATAACTGACAGCCTCCGCGCCTTTGTAACCGGCGGGAATTTCCGTGATAAAAGCCACGTAGCTCTTTGTGATGGTCTGGCCTGCATCACAGTACTCGAAGAGCGGGCGGTCGAGGATTTTTCCCTTGGCCATCATGTCGCCGACCTGCCTGTGCAGACCGGTTGTGCCGAATTCAAGCCCCCGGGCATCCGGTTTACCGCCGGCGCTGTTCCGCCATATATCGAGCCATGGATAATCCGACAGTTTCCAGATATATCCGAGCATGAGCCGTTTCTCCGGATTGCATGCGGTAACCCAGCCGTAATCGAGGCTGTCGGCAAACACAAACGAAGCAACATCGGGATTATGATCACCGCCCAGGCGGCGAAAATCGACCAGACTGCCTTTATACGCGGTTGCCGGCCAGTAGATGACCGGTTCCTCGATATGTGGCCAGGGGCTATCCTGAATAAAGCCTTTCCATGCATTGCAGTCGACAATCACCGATTCATCGAGGAACGGCGGCGCTATGCTCGGGTGCTGGACGATGTTATAGACTTTTCCCAGTTTATTTGTGTTGGTTATTTCTTCCTTCACCATGAGTACAGGGGCATTTTCACAAAGGCTCATGGTCCGTTTCAGGGTCATGCCGCCAATCGGGAGCTCACAGAGCATTACCGCATTGACTGCGTTGCCGGTTTTTTGCGGCCGGGAAAGGATTTTCCATTCAACCTGCGTTGCCTCTCCATGGAACGGCATGCCATTTTTCAACTCCTGATCCGATGGCGGGCCCCAACGGTCGAAACAGATGAAATGGCCCATCATGCGCGGTTTCGTATCCCCTTTTTCCGGATAATTCCAATGAAGCGGATTGAGCCCCTGTTTATTTAGGTGAAAATCAACGATCGATCCTCCCGCGATATCGACACTGACCGACGCGATGTTTCCATCGAGCACGATCTGCTTTCTGCCATCGAGTCCCGTTTCCGGCCAGCAGGGCAGAGCTGCCATGATCATTACCACAGCGATGCATATTGTCAAAAGACCGGATTTTTTCATTACGGCAACCTCCGCGAACAAAAAAATGATTATAACGGACAACCGCTGTTATTACATGAAAATGACGGGTCATATGAAGCCCCCCGCTTTATCGGCAGGGAGCTTCACTCATCCGTCTTATCGATGACTACATGAAATATCCGGCCTTTATTTTTGCTTGTCGTGACGGTTCCCCATGTAGAGCCATGCCATGGGTGACTCAGTCTGATTGATGACGCTGTGTGGTATCAGGGTCGGAGCGAGGAACGCCTCCCCGACATCCTGGCGGAGCATGGTCTTTCCGAGCATGAGGATATTTTCCTCTCCCTTGACCTTGGTCCATATTTCCTCACACCCTTCGATATGGTAGTGAGCCACTCCGCTCTTGAAGTTGTCGACCGTCACCACAAAAATGCTCATCGGTTCGGCGAGCCCGTCAGCGCTGCTGAAGAGATCATGTGTGACATAGTTGCCCCAGAAACCCGGTGCGGGATCATAATAACTCTTTACCGACATAACTTTTTTCGGGGTAAAGCCCTTCGGGATTCCCTCGACGATGATAATCACCTCCATGGGGTCGCCTGTTGTATTGACAAACGAGTACTCAACGTTCACGGGAATGAACACCGCGCTTCCCTCGGCGATCGGCACGGTTTTTTCGGCGGATGTTACCGCCCCGGTTCCCTTCATGACATAAAACACGACCTGCTCGTTGTTATGTTTCGTCGGCTGGGTTTTTTCATTACCGTAGAGAAATCCGTGGTTGTATGCCCTGATATACTTCAGCACCGCACCCTTTATCTGTGGTTTTTCCGGATCGCCCCTGGTAAAAAACGCCTGTTCGGTAAATCCGCCGTGCCCGATGGCGACCGGCGAATTCTTCCAAGTATTGACATAGGGGTACACGCTCGGAACCCGGTCGGGATGTTCGTTGACATAGGGCGCCCCCTCCTCATAGGATGGCACGAGGCGCTCCTGGGCGAATAGTGTTGTAACCAGAACCAGTAATCCGGCACATGCGACTAGGGCGATTTTCTTCATGGTTCTCACCTCCATTGGACTGCATATTCTGTAAATCAACAACTGTTGATCCTGTGGATATTGAATAAATTTTTATTTGAACAGATGCCGAAACACGTTCGGCAGGACGCTGTCCGATGTCACAGTATAATCACCGGCAAACTTACTGTTACCCCGTAAACTACCATATCATACGTTCGTTCTTATCGGTGCCGTGCATATTGACACCCAGGCTGAACCGCCTGATCTCGGAGGGGGATTTCACCGGAACGATTTCCCCGTTCCTGATCCGGTATATATCGATTTTACTCACATCGCACTCGCCGAGCCCGCGTTCCTTCGCTGCGCGAGTGTAGAGAACCTCGCGGGGATCGTGCCCCATAATATATGTACCCACGGCGTCAACCTCATAAGGCGATACTCCGGCAACGATAATATTGCAGAGATAGTCGGCGCCTATGCCGCCCGAACCATGCTGATAACCATCCATACCGATGATTCCCTCGATGATGTTGAGCGCCGGATTCAGTACGGCCGCATTATCGAGACCGCGCTGGAGCCACTGTTCGAGGCGCATGAGGTTGTCGATGTCCGGATACCGGTAATTATTCCCCGGGAGGAACGCATCGATCGCTTTCATATCATTCCTGATCTTTCTGAAGGCATCCCATCCGCCCTTCTCCAGATACTGTGCATAGAGGTTGTCGTAATCGAGGTTTTTGTAACCCGCAGCCAGATGCTTTCTGAATGAGGCTTCGACGCGCTGCTGGTAGTCCTGATGAAAATCCCGCTTGAAATCGACACCCCAGTTCACGGAATTGATCGGCACCTTCGCCCAGGGATCGCAAAAATGACCATACCCATCCGGAACAGCTCCCTGCAGGTTTTTAACCGTCAACGTGGTGATACCGATATCGTGTACCTTCAGCGTTGCGATGTTTATGAGGGTGTTATCAGGATCGCCGATGGGACGCCAGTGCGGGATTTTCTTCCAGACCATCGAATCTCCTGCTGTCGCCCAGTTGAGCTCATTTTTCCCGTAGTGAGCGAACCTGCTGTAGGACGCTTCAATCAGGCTCACATTCCTTTCATCGAATGCTGCATACACACCGGTCTCACGGTGCATTTTCGCGCCGCCCGCAATCCGTTCTCCGGCTATGACATTCGTATTTCCCAGCGTGCGCAGCCCCTCTGCGAAACCCGCGACAAAATCCGGGGAGGTCATGACACCGCAGGTACGATTGTAGTATATGGGATCGACATAGGTGAGGTTGGGTTTCAGCAGAGTCGAGCCGCCTTTTGCTGTTCCCCTGACAAAGAGATCGGATACGGCGCTTTTTCCGGCCTCCGCAAGCTGCGGGACAGCCTCGGTGAAAAAACCGTCCCCGTCTTTCACTGCATCGACATGGGTTTCGATGAGAAAGACCGCGCGGGGATTGTTTCTGATTTCGGGCCTGACTGCTGGCGGAATGTTTTTCTCTTTCCCTTTTTCCAGGATATAGAGGCCCTCCTCGATACCGATGCCGCCGGAGGAACTCAGCGCGTCAGCCCGCCCCGAATCAGCAAGATCGTATAAATTGACACCGGGAAGCGCAACACTGCCGAGCGCCACGGCGCCTATAAATTTTCTTCTGTTCACTTCCTGAACCTCCACACAAAACCATCTGAAATGACCTCATCATCGT
Encoded proteins:
- a CDS encoding GNAT family N-acetyltransferase, translated to MKTRQPVLSTERLILRPFTMDDAPIVRQLAGEYEIAVNCLCIPHPYEKGMAESWISTHPDIFDKGEFAGFAIELRAGQKFIGSISLTISQEHEKAELGYWIGMPWWGNGYCTEAGRAIIRYGFIDLGLNRIFAGHFSRNPASGRVMEKLGMTFEGCIREHVKKWGNFEDAKLYSILRREYEQI
- a CDS encoding peptidylprolyl isomerase, yielding MAKAKTGDTVKIHYTGTLDDGTEFDSSIEQEPLEFTIGLSQVITGFEDAVVGMNPGESKTFTVPMEDAYGPRREEMVAIVGMDQFPENIQPEIGQQFQLSQEDGTAIVVVVTDITDTDVTLDANHPLAGENLTFDIQLIEIA
- a CDS encoding cupin domain-containing protein — protein: MKKIALVACAGLLVLVTTLFAQERLVPSYEEGAPYVNEHPDRVPSVYPYVNTWKNSPVAIGHGGFTEQAFFTRGDPEKPQIKGAVLKYIRAYNHGFLYGNEKTQPTKHNNEQVVFYVMKGTGAVTSAEKTVPIAEGSAVFIPVNVEYSFVNTTGDPMEVIIIVEGIPKGFTPKKVMSVKSYYDPAPGFWGNYVTHDLFSSADGLAEPMSIFVVTVDNFKSGVAHYHIEGCEEIWTKVKGEENILMLGKTMLRQDVGEAFLAPTLIPHSVINQTESPMAWLYMGNRHDKQK
- a CDS encoding DUF362 domain-containing protein encodes the protein MNRRKFIGAVALGSVALPGVNLYDLADSGRADALSSSGGIGIEEGLYILEKGKEKNIPPAVRPEIRNNPRAVFLIETHVDAVKDGDGFFTEAVPQLAEAGKSAVSDLFVRGTAKGGSTLLKPNLTYVDPIYYNRTCGVMTSPDFVAGFAEGLRTLGNTNVIAGERIAGGAKMHRETGVYAAFDERNVSLIEASYSRFAHYGKNELNWATAGDSMVWKKIPHWRPIGDPDNTLINIATLKVHDIGITTLTVKNLQGAVPDGYGHFCDPWAKVPINSVNWGVDFKRDFHQDYQQRVEASFRKHLAAGYKNLDYDNLYAQYLEKGGWDAFRKIRNDMKAIDAFLPGNNYRYPDIDNLMRLEQWLQRGLDNAAVLNPALNIIEGIIGMDGYQHGSGGIGADYLCNIIVAGVSPYEVDAVGTYIMGHDPREVLYTRAAKERGLGECDVSKIDIYRIRNGEIVPVKSPSEIRRFSLGVNMHGTDKNERMIW
- a CDS encoding GNAT family N-acetyltransferase; translated protein: MPRTYSTGITIKIIQNSAVSPDLDSLIRAGLVECYPKDSDHFSHQRAWHSEPSWIVCAFSPDGTVAAHVAIVEREVLVGGTKIPVRVAGPQGVFVRPPWRKMGLSNIIMETAREESCRQGLEAGLLFCRPELETKVYGRMGWKKVNSAVFMSDDSGRTVPIDSKSIAMAIPIAIEQFPAGDIDLQGPDW